In Aspergillus flavus chromosome 3, complete sequence, one genomic interval encodes:
- a CDS encoding fungal-specific transcription factor domain-containing protein → MSETHQNTLTWKGTRLPAGEACNGCRERKRRCVRRKRELPCLSCQAENRPCDVSWYRRRRRRRRGPDKRNCKSLRVLDGQSAEPFNMHQQPDTASCSEIQHGIETDECGSQCRIPSQSPGPNPEPQPAASTYSLCLPSYVTGVPKHLALVTLNALREKGAFTLPPAEIQTYLISSYIMHVHPNMPFLDLERLLEAVILRYRGRQTSMLLLQAVMFAGSIFLDPVYLHLMGYTSRRAAMRDLFGRAKLLYECGFEVQPTYKLQSLLLFTLFHEDDLAGSSFWMGEAWNLAKTIGLQYDLQEVPVDESSSELAFRRRLWWCVYTRDRLLALSTRSAMHISDGDFNVPMLALADFKSCFGTAEAYRALQLDSDLRTDGTKTALALTFIYKTKLSQLIGRVLMSQYTIGSASPTTMLYYPRPTPISLSDFLGMENDLDVWETSLPSLLEFPLPLLSPVSQAEKIIYAQRAMLHMIYLTCINALHRPWSSSAQPTSSDPWEGAFRDLSAWKIEYASQAILMIANHLHSIGLTNFLADTAVPSLLSAMITHIVRLNSDILVAPEANAVCFVQGWECLQGLREKYEWARHAAAFIRFTTRELRTG, encoded by the exons ATGTCAGAGACCCATCAAAACACATTAACATGGAAAGGCACTCGGTTACCCGCTGGAGAAGCATGCAATGGCTGTCGGGAACGCAAACGGCGTTGTGTGAGACGGAAGCGCGAACTACCCTGCTTGTCCTGCCAAGCGGAAAATCGCCCTTGTGATGTTTCATG GTATCGGAGACGAAGACGTCGACGCCGCGGCCCCGATAAGCGGAATTGCAAGTCACTTAGGGTCCTGGATGGTCAGAGTGCTGAACCCTTCAACATGCACCAACAGCCAGACACTGCCTCATGCAGCGAGATCCAGCATGGCATAGAGACTGACGAATGTGGTTCTCAATGCCGCATACCGAGTCAATCTCCAGGTCCCAATCCTGAGCCTCAGCCCGCTGCTTCAACGTACTCCCTATGCCTTCCGAGTTACGTTACGGGTGTCCCTAAACACCTTGCTCTTGTTACCCTTAATGCCCTACGAGAAAAGGGAGCATTTACTCTCCCACCAGCAGAAATACAGACCTATCTGATAAGCAGTTACATAATGCATGTGCACCCTAACATGCCCTTTCTGGATCTTGAGCGGCTGCTAGAAGCAGTAATATTGCGGTATCGTGGTCGTCAAACGAGCATGCTACTATTACAGGCTGTCATGTTCGCAGGGTCCATCTTTCTTGATCCGGTATACCTACACTTGATGGGATACACATCCAGGAGAGCCGCCATGAGAGACCTCTTTGGTCGTGCCAAGCTTCTTTACGAGTGTGGCTTCGAGGTGCAACCGACATATAAATTGCAGTCCCTGCTGCTGTTTACACTGTTTCATGAGGACGATCTGGCAGGCTCGTCGTTCTGGATGGGCGAGGCCTGGAACTTAGCAAAGACAATCGGGCTACAGTATGATCTCCAGGAGGTACCTGTTGATGAGAGCAGCTCTGAGCTGGCATTCCGCAGGCGCCTTTGGTGGTGTGTATACACTCGAGACCGACTCCTCGCTCTGAGCACCAGGTCTGCTATGCACATAAGCGATGGAGACTTCAACGTGCCTATGTTGGCCCTAGCTGACTTCAAGTCTTGCTTTGGGACGGCGGAAGCGTATAGGGCTCTGCAACTTGATTCCGATTTGCGTACTGATGGGACAAAGACCGCGCTGGCTTTAACGTTCATCTACAAGACTAAGCTGTCTCAATTAATAGGTCGTGTCCTTATGTCCCAGTACACTATCGGATCGGCATCGCCAACAACAATGCTATATTATCCCAGGCCTACGCCGATCTCTCTCTCCGACTTCCTTGGAATGGAAAACGACCTGGATGTGTGGGAGACAAGCCTCCCTTCATTGCTCGAGTTCCCTCTTCCGCTGCTCTCACCGGTCTCGCAGGCAGAGAAGATCATTTACGCCCAACGGGCTATGCTGCATATGATATATCTGACGTGCATAAACGCTTTACATCGGCCTTGGTCATCGTCGGCGCAGCCCACGAGTAGTGACCCCTGGGAGGGCGCATTCCGAGACCTGTCCGCATGGAAGATCGAATACGCGTCGCAAGCCATTCTTATGATTGCCAACCATCTGCACTCGATTGGTCTGACGAACTTCCTTGCAGACACCGCGGTGCCTTCTCTCCTGTCTGCCATGATTACCCACATTGTCAGGCTTAACTCGGATATCCTCGTAGCGCCAGAAGCCAACGCCGTCTGTTTCGTGCAAGGGTGGGAATGCCTTCAAGGCCTTCGCGAGAAGTATGAATGGGCAAGGCATGCCGCGGCGTTCATCCGTTTCACGACGAGGGAATTGCGGACTGGTTAG
- a CDS encoding cytochrome P450, with protein sequence MEESKAPLHNMLLVIVCLLLGLGIAGLRSSHASKQLSLPPQPRGSMVLGNLSEIMKASMDNLQHPLVQGWAREHGEVIRVRLCPVTEYFLNSDRAVKENMDRSSAISSERPRWMISNELICNQLNVLLLHRSDPRQSNQRCVIYLYLTSVPRADADLPFLHYETAKFLHSITNNPQAGQDGTQILRLIARYTYSAFVTQTFGMDIPRVDDPVIDYIHETGLAQILDARKRFKRDLEWCIVRLHRIKNPNLAGKYMPDAFLPSVLRAADLGRFTTEEEAAYLPLQLIIGAADTSQISTWSFLEAMLQYPDVQHRARSEIEAVVGDRLPEFADLERIPYIRCVMKEVWRWRPHVALGHPHVTTKDIVDNRKRIPKGAHLHLNAWVISHDSKRHEYPDRFWPERYTDDHTTTMQSVNSSDVTKRDHFAFGAGRRSCPGYHVAKRSHAIAIMRILWAFEVVWAPGTRQPVDPLTYLRRSEVPGNASSRLPVTLRTFDVLQHERLPLSMPVRTDHNSSLPHCFWTLPTLPESAEFIPDAIQGIVWLIEKMKRGRSRCQVEWTMNSQPQV encoded by the exons ATggaggaaagcaaagcaCCTCTTCACAATATGCTTTTGGTTATAGTTTGCCTGCTCTTGGGGTTGGGTATAGCTGGCTTGCGGAGCTCTCATGCTTCGAAACAGCTGTCATTACCGCCGCAACCAAGAGGCAGCATGGTCTTGGGGAATCTGTCAGAGATCATGAAAGCAAGTATGGATAACCTTCAGCACCCGCTGGTACAAGGCTGGGCCAGGGAACATGGAGAAGTTATTCGTGTCCGGCTCTGCCCAGTTACAGAGTACTTCCTGAATTCAGATCGAGCTGTCAAG GAAAACATGGACCGATCATCTGCCATATCATCAGAACGGCCTCGGTGGATGATTAGCAATGAACTCATTTGCAACCAGCTCAACGTTTTGTTGCTCCATAGAAGTGATCCGCGCCAGAGT AACCAGAGGTGCgtgatatatttatatttaacgAGCGTTCCGCGAGCAGACGCCGACCTACC GTTCCTCCATTATGAAACGGCCAAATTCCTTCACAGTATCACGAATAATCCGCAGGCCGGCCAGGATGGTACTCAGATACTGAGACTGATTGCCCGCTATACATATAGTGCGTTTGTAACACAGACGTTTGGCATGGAC ATCCCTCGCGTAGACGATCCTGTTATTGACTACATACATG AAACGGGCTTAGCTCAGATCTTGG ATGCCCGGAAACGATTCAAGCGAGACTTGGAATGGTGCATCGTCCGCCTACAC AGGATTAAGAACCCTAACCTTGCTGGGAAGTATATGCCTGACGCATTTCTTCCCTCCGTTCTTCGGGCAGCAGATCTGGGGCGCTTCAccaccgaggaagaagcagcaTATCTGCCACTTCAACTCATCATCGGTGCTGCAGATACG AGTCAGATCTCGACTTGGTCGTTCCTGGAAGCCATGCTCCAATATCCAGACGTCCAGCACAGGGCACGATCTGAGATTG AGGCGGTGGTTGGTGATCGCTTACCTGAGTTCGCCGATCTGGAGCGCATTCCGTACATTCGATGCGTGATGAAAGAAGTTTGGCGGTGGCGCCCCCACGTTGCCCTTGGCCATCCGCATGTCACGACAAAGGACATAGTTGATAACAGGAAAAGAATTCCCAAGGGCGCCCATCTTCATCTAAATGCATG GGTTATTTCACACGACTCAAAAAGACACGAATATCCGGATCGCTTCTGGCCTGAGCGATACACGGACGACCATACAACT ACAATGCAGAGTGTGAACTCTTCTGACGTGACTAAACGCGATCATTTTGCTTTCGGTGCCGGGCGTCGCAGCT GCCCTGGTTACCACGTTGCAAAACGATCACACGCTATCGCAATAATGAGAATTCTCTGGGCCTTTGAGGTCGTGTGGGCGCCTGGGACAAGGCAGCCTGTGGATCCATTGACGTACCTGCGCCGCTCTGAAGTGCCCGGGAATGCCTCGTCAAGACTGCCCGTTACATTGCGA ACTTTTGACGTGCTGCAGCATGAGCGCTTACCTCTT agtatgCCAGTTAGAACTGACCATAACAGCAGTCTACCGCATTGCTTCTGGACTCTGCCTACCCTCCCTGAGTCCGCAGAATTCATTCCGGATGCAATTCAGGGTATTGTGTGGCTCATCGAAAAGATGAAGCGAGGTCGATCAAGGTGTCAAGTAGAATGGACAATGAATAGTCAACCTCAAGTCTAG
- a CDS encoding carotenoid oxygenase, translating to MAAQWKPLKGAESLPSRWHWSRDLGGPDMPIRLEGEIGDVMVRGTIPASIDGTFYRVAGDHVTPTPDKHSPLEGHGAVSAFRIHNGHVDFKIRYVQNDRYKVERANRRSMFVDIVGHPMQDHPCVRAVSEQTSNINVLHWGGKLLALNEIGKAWTLDPDTLETTGVDPYGKQVLQSATFSAHPKIDQNVDELVTWGFGTSFEELVSYSITRHGRVKNLHRVVRPIPGTIHDVAITENWLVFCQWPSVPSNKAGRSRLVWDTSLPTVFLVTPRCPDKPLAGSGWKPYEFRIYTHNSNTEIVHTGGAWEENGKIIFEGTWPNQPKTSFFNWWDRKQDEPNQNDESVRDAGPENTVVEYVRFEIDPVQPDRTELADPTVLVTIPNEFPRIDERFYCKPHDYVFMNVVCDDGTAQSPKHVYRSLNATAMLNKRTGELKTYNPGPHCRCQEPVFIPRSDDAPEGDGHIIFAVDRLDINLTNVVILDTKDFEHPVAVIELPMRMRAQVHGNWVDARELTGKPLVASPSWNGVAPSGKL from the coding sequence ATGGCTGCTCAGTGGAAGCCTCTGAAGGGAGCCGAGAGCCTACCGTCTCGATGGCACTGGTCCAGGGATCTTGGGGGTCCCGATATGCCAATCCGCCTGGAGGGTGAGATTGGCGATGTGATGGTGCGAGGAACCATCCCTGCTAGTATCGACGGAACTTTCTACCGGGTCGCGGGCGACCATGTTACCCCCACTCCTGATAAACACAGTCCTCTGGAAGGCCACGGTGCCGTCAGCGCCTTTCGCATCCACAACGGGCATGTGGATTTCAAGATCAGATATGTTCAAAACGACCGTTACAAGGTTGAGAGGGCCAACAGAAGGAGTATGTTTGTGGACATCGTGGGCCACCCCATGCAGGACCACCCTTGTGTTCGGGCAGTCTCTGAGCAAACCTCCAACATCAACGTACTCCATTGGGGTGGGAAGCTGCTCGCGCTCAACGAAATCGGCAAAGCTTGGACTCTGGATCCCGACACACTCGAGACGACGGGTGTTGACCCGTATGGCAAGCAGGTCTTGCAGTCTGCAACCTTTTCAGCCCATCCTAAGATTGACCAGAATGTGGATGAACTCGTTACCTGGGGCTTTGGGACCAGCTTCGAGGAACTTGTTTCCTACTCTATTACCCGGCACGGCAGAGTGAAGAACCTACACCGTGTAGTGCGTCCTATCCCGGGGACGATCCACGACGTTGCCATCACAGAGAATTGGCTGGTGTTTTGTCAGTGGCCTTCGGTGCCTTCCAACAAGGCAGGGCGCTCGAGACTTGTCTGGGATACTTCCCTGCCTACTGTTTTTCTAGTAACACCCCGCTGTCCAGACAAGCCATTGGCTGGTTCAGGCTGGAAACCCTACGAGTTCCGCATTTACACTCACAACTCAAATACGGAAATTGTACATACCGGTGGAGCTTGGGAGGAGAATGGCAAGATTATATTTGAGGGCACTTGGCCCAATCAGCCCAAGACTTCGTTTTTCAATTGGTGGGACCGGAAACAAGATGAGCCCAACCAGAACGATGAGTCTGTCCGGGACGCTGGGCCTGAGAATACCGTCGTCGAATACGTCCGCTTCGAGATCGATCCTGTACAGCCAGACAGAACCGAGCTTGCCGACCCGACGGTTCTTGTCACTATTCCCAATGAGTTCCCCCGGATTGATGAACGTTTTTACTGCAAGCCGCACGACTACGTATTTATGAACGTTGTCTGCGATGACGGCACGGCCCAGAGCCCAAAACACGTCTATCGTAGTCTCAATGCGACTGCTATGCTTAATAAGCGTACAGGAGAATTGAAGACTTACAACCCGGGACCACATTGCCGATGCCAGGAGCCTGTTTTTATTCCGCGATCAGACGACGCTCCAGAAGGCGACGGACATATCATCTTTGCCGTTGATCGCCTAGATATCAACCTAACCAACGTAGTCATCCTTGACACAAAGGATTTTGAACACCCTGTTGCTGTCATTGAACTGCCAATGCGCATGCGTGCTCAGGTGCATGGTAATTGGGTCGATGCGAGGGAGCTCACTGGAAAGCCCTTGGTGGCCAGTCCATCTTGGAACGGCGTGGCCCCTTCTGGGAAGCTGTAA
- a CDS encoding uncharacterized protein (of unknown function-domain containing protein) — MKKDLISSSRDAIGLDQRLPGEVDKNVLEVQHCEVIDSCPSSTSFQRSKRQSLRRHCAKFRWFYILGVVVVLSIMLPVFFLVILRAIVQRILNQSHLVLTSADIMNPRPHSVDLTINSTLHLPVDIPVRIDPLTLNLGSVPGSSNSPFAQVYIPGTTVGGTAVLGVQNQTTQLNNQQWLEYVRSMIFEETVVMSVVARVDTFLGILKSNVVFNKEIEQKGLNSFSGFSIQHPRLLLPAADNGTNFIATVSLPNPSVMTLEIGTVVLDLKISGGTIGNATLKDLIIQPGNQSTTLYGILDLQSMKSNAGTIIKNQSDPLKNGYLLIDSVVKLVTYDGVEVPYYTDAMHNLTMTAKLPLVELGLDTLGGIMEDRGIGLPFLSKLRSADG; from the exons ATGAAGAAAGATCTCATTTCATCCAGCCGCGATGCCATCGGGCTTGATCAACGGCTACCGGGTGAAGTTGATAAGAATGTCCTCGAGGTTCAACATTGCGAGGTCATAGATTCCTGTCCATCATCTACAAGTTTCCAAAGAAGCAAGCGGCAGTCTCTTCGGCGACACTGCGCAAAGTTCCGGTGGTTCTATATCCTGGGTGTGGTTGTCGTGTTGTCAATCATGCTACCAGTCTT CTTTCTAGTGATACTCCGTGCGATAGTCCAGCGAATACTCAACCAATCCCACCTCGTCCTCACATCAGCCGATATCATGAATCCGCGCCCTCATTCGGTCGACCTTACTATCAACTCGACTTTACATCTGCCCGTTGACATTCCAGTGCGCATAGATCCTCTGACACTCAATCTTGGATCCGTACCCGGTTCAAGTAACAGCCCATTCGCTCAGGTGTACATACCTGGAACCACAGTTGGTGGGACGGCTGTCCTAGGAGTGCAAAACCAAACCACACAATTAAACAATCAGCAATGGCTCGAATACGTCCGGTCCATGATATTCGAGGAAACCGTTGTTATGTCTGTGGTCGCAAGAGTGGACACTTTCCTGGGCATATTAAAATCAAACGTTGTCTTCAATAAGGAGATTGAACAGAAAG GCCTGAATTCATTCTCCGGCTTTTCCATCCAGCATCCCCGATTGCTTCTCCCTGCCGCTGACAACGGGACGAACTTCATCGCCACCGTATCCCTACCTAATCCTTCGGTCATGACGTTAGAGATT GGAACTGTGGTGTTGGATCTGAAGATCTCTGGGGGCACAATTGGCAACGCTACGCTCAAAGATCTGATCATACAACCAGGGAATCAGTCAACTACATTATACGGCATACTGGACCTACAAAGCATGAAGTCAAATGCCGGTACCATTATAAAAAACCAGTCGGATCCTTTGAAAAATGGATACCTCCTTATAGATTCTGTGGTGAAGCTGGTTACGTATGACGGTGTTGAGGTACCATATTACACCGATGCAATGCACAACCTAACCATGACAGCAAAGTTGCCGCTTGTCGAACTGGGGTTGGATACACTAGGAGGAATCATGGAGGATCGTGGTATAGGCTTACCATTTTTATCAAAGCTTCGTAGCGCTGATGGTTGA
- a CDS encoding putative gulonolactone oxidase has product MVNTKLALLLVLLHAAFGSSYRWFNWQFEVTCESDAYIAPHNETAVANFLKQQYPKGSHIKVVGNGHGFGNLTTCVDNSLTKKPSYIVSMTNLKGLNIDKKNMTVTFGADWDVYNLTEELKANNLSFGNLSIERVQNFVGAASTSTHGSRSVIGNIASQIIRLRVLNAQGNLRVINKTNNPEELKTFRISLGALGLITEMTIKVQPTLLLKKTTKIVNATSDYTLIGKQLAQLYKDHDRVTNEASQNWDLEPTYFYSYWEPTNYTGVHNCTLNYCANDCGDCKKEYICYDEVIDAASCPPQGVCDREFYAEIEHFLPIEYYAEAAADYISYQQSQTPRMKAPYNSMMVIQHRSLKGDDAYMSPVNTYNLGSDLSGVFAIIEIDWIQTYNNFTTLWQNQQLGYEFMAEFGEKYNVRPHWNKMNPPNATYALEKFPKLPEFLAIQQRQDPKCQFVNEFLVEQLGITRCANYLSI; this is encoded by the exons ATGGTTAACACGAAGCTGGCTCTCTTGTTGGTGCTGCTGCACGCAGCTTTTGGCTCCTCCTATCGCTGGTTTAACTGGCAATTTGAGGTTACTTGCGAGTCTGACGCATACATTGCCCCGCACAACGAGACTGCGGTTGCCAACTTCCTTAAGCAGCAGTATCCCAAGGGATCTCACATAAAAGTTGTTGGAAATGGTCATGGATTCGGTAACCTCACTACCTGTGTCGACAATTCTCTTACTAAGAAGCCCTCTTACATCGTGTCTATGACAAATTTGAAGGGGCTCAACATCGATAAGAAGAATATGACCGTCACCTTTGGTGCTGATTGGGATGTTTATAACCTCACCGAAGAGCTTAAGGCCAATAATTTATCTTTCGGTAACCTCAGTATTGAGCGTGTCCAGAATTTCGTGGGCGCTGCCTCCACCAGTACCCACGGCTCTAGATCCGTCATCGGTAATATTGCCAGTCAGATTATTAGACTGCGTGTATTAAACGCGCAGGGGAACCTCCGTGTTATTAACAAGACGAATAACCCCGAGGAACTGAAGACATTCCGTATCAGCCTTGGTGCCCTTGGTCTCATCACGGAGATGACTATTAAGGTCCAGCCGACGCTCCTTCTGAAGAAGACCACTAAGATCGTGAATGCCACCTCTGACTACACGCTGATAGGCAAGCAACTTGCCCAGCTGTACAAGGACCACGACCGTGTAACT AATGAGGCCTCTCAGAACTGGGACCTTGAGCCAACTTACTTCTACTCCTACTGGGAGCCGACGAACTACACTGGAGTTCACAACTGCACTCTCAACTATTGTGCCAACGATTGTGGCGACTGCAAGAAGGAGTATATCTGCTACGACGAAGTCATCGACGCCGCGTCGTGCCCTCCCCAAGGCGTCTGTGACCGAGAGTTCTATGCTGAGATCGAGCACTTCCTTCCCATCGAGTATTACGCCGAAGCTGCCGCCGACTATATTAGTTATCAGCAGTCCCAAACCCCCCGCATGAAGGCTCCCTATAACAGTATGATGGTAATCCAGCACCGTTCTCTCAAGGGTGATGATGCATACATGTCTCCGGTCAATACCTACAACCTTGGCTCGGATCTCAGCGGGGTTTTTGCTATCATCGAAATTGACTGGATCCAAACCTATAACAACTTTACAACTCTTTGGCAGAACCAGCAGTTGGGATACGAATTCATGGCTGAATTTGGTGAAAAATATAACGTTCGGCCCCACTGGAACAAAATGAACCCTCCTAACGCAACTTACGCTCTGGAAAAATTCCCGAAGCTGCCCGAGTTCTTGGCAATCCAACAGCGCCAGGATCCTAAGTGTCAGTTTGTCAACGAATTCTTGGTTGAGCAGCTTGGCATTACCCGCTGCGCGAACTACCTATCCATTTAA
- a CDS encoding uncharacterized protein (expressed protein) — protein MDAGGSKWLHENLREGMDVTVRRPKNHFRLRKRPRYILLAGGIDITPLTPMLSELKCNGADYHLIYLGRPRGTMAYVEELCRGHPTEVWTSQDGKGFDLESFVKAQEKNVQIYCCGPDRLINALEDACRENVVVELRVERFQVASTRNFCQTKASMSLWGVVEDD, from the coding sequence atggatGCGGGTGGATCAAAGTGGCTTCACGAGAACCTTCGCGAAGGAATGGACGTGACCGTCCGTCGCCCCAAAAATCACTTCCGCCTGAGAAAGCGTCCGCGTTATATCTTGCTGGCAGGAGGAATTGATATCACACCATTGACGCCAATGCTGAGTGAACTTAAGTGCAATGGAGCTGATTATCATTTGATTTACCTTGGACGCCCCCGAGGAACCATGGCCTATGTCGAAGAACTGTGCAGAGGACACCCGACGGAGGTTTGGACAAGCCAAGACGGTAAAGGATTTGATCTTGAGAGCTTCGTCAAGGCTCAGGAAAAGAATGTTCAAATTTACTGTTGCGGTCCGGATCGACTCATCAACGCGCTTGAAGATGCCTGTAGGGAGAACGTCGTGGTTGAACTTAGAGTCGAAAGATTCCAAGTCGCTTCGACTCGAAACTTTTGCCAAACAAAAGCTTCCATGTCACTTTGGGGCGTAGTGGAAGACGATTGA
- a CDS encoding putative C6 transcription factor, whose protein sequence is MPRQTITNGERSRCAKACGNCRRRKERCDGNLPCGRCRSRRVDKECNFARSPIAPSSRSSAASLPSDPAHENLRDLESPAVCATASVYSIHSEAGSSPLASRVLDCSHNAPGTYLSRLIQDGHGNSMFIGDSANISFLQVIRTLVSNSLGSHLFAGDSFWNLAVGTTPVTRSDWTQEMANQPPPRPTRDEARYLINWYCYAVNSVLRLYDERDFNRMLFQWPQMNQNEPQQRATSMILFLVFAIGAQTCPEDRDEEAERYFNYGRFLAMSGMTGDPDLASVQAHILITLYLLGASQKNVAFVYLGTAVRAAYAIGLHRREVNALFDLSEFTLREKVWKVLRILDLFTCALLGRPPSTHETRNTAAKENYSTSNDICLIFERVLTDVYTERNISDSILERISEHHRQWADRFPSSLAFDGIYPSPFTEVGGQNVPNIGLIHIKEGYYWTIMLLTRPYLIQVVSKHLSQVTAKARSDEIPAPESQFHFIAAHACIDSAIRTVELSQSLKSNENIPKRLPLVINSLFLAALVLGLAQFSDLDRQFPIEKGLAGAQEQLGMFSRHDAVARSYLAVVNNLRAAGAFYFRTRARHRMERQGQLIRGLFGAVHGDRTASPCPMTVEDGVQGMAGGSSLSELYPTPVPGTQSSCRLDNDNDDFLRSTRSKTQPVIDPSAASFLSDFAPVTDLAFPMTPRTVMYDPHIFHFSNEDASQFNIRQSL, encoded by the coding sequence ATGCCTAGACAGACAATCACGAACGGCGAACGGAGCAGATGCGCCAAAGCCTGCGGGAATTGCAGACGGCGGAAGGAACGCTGTGACGGCAATCTCCCCTGCGGACGCTGTCGCAGTCGCCGAGTGGACAAGGAATGCAACTTTGCTCGCTCGCCAATAGCTCCGAGCTCACGATCATCTGCCGCAAGCCTCCCTAGCGATCCCGCCCACGAGAACCTGCGAGATCTGGAGTCACCTGCTGTGTGCGCGACCGCAAGTGTATATTCTATTCATTCCGAGGCGGGAAGTTCGCCGTTGGCTTCGCGTGTGCTGGACTGCTCTCACAACGCACCTGGTACATACTTATCAAGACTCATCCAAGATGGGCACGGCAATTCCATGTTTATAGGCGACTCGGCCAATATTTCCTTCCTGCAAGTCATTCGCACTTTAGTCAGCAACTCACTCGGATCACATCTGTTTGCTGGAGACTCTTTCTGGAATCTCGCGGTCGGAACAACGCCTGTAACCCGGTCGGACTGGACCCAAGAAATGGCGaatcaacctcctcctcggcCCACACGAGATGAAGCTCGGTACCTGATAAACTGGTATTGTTATGCGGTCAACTCGGTGCTTCGTCTGTACGATGAGCGGGACTTCAATCGGATGTTATTTCAATGGCCTCAAATGAACCAGAACGAACCTCAACAGAGGGCCACAAGCATGATTTTGTTCCTTGTCTTCGCCATCGGTGCGCAGACGTGCCCCGAAGATCGCGATGAGGAAGCCGAGCGATACTTTAACTACGGGAGATTCCTTGCTATGTCAGGGATGACCGGAGACCCAGATCTTGCAAGCGTTCAGGCGCACATTCTCATCACATTGTACCTCTTGGGAGCCTCACAGAAGAACGTGGCCTTTGTGTACTTGGGTACTGCCGTGCGCGCCGCGTATGCGATCGGCCTGCACAGACGTGAGGTCAATGCCCTGTTTGACTTGTCTGAATTTACTCTACGGGAGAAAGTGTGGAAGGTTCTCCGGATACTTGACTTGTTTACATGCGCTTTACTCGGCCGCCCGCCATCGACCCATGAGACGCGAAATACGGCCGCCAAGGAAAACTACTCGACCTCAAATGATATCTGTCTGATCTTCGAGAGAGTTTTAACGGATGTGTACACAGAGCGCAATATTTCGGACAGCATCTTGGAGCGGATCAGCGaacaccaccgccaatgGGCGGACAGGTTCCCGTCGAGCCTGGCTTTTGATGGAATATATCCAAGCCCTTTCACCGAGGTAGGCGGCCAGAATGTGCCTAATATTGGtctcatccacatcaaagAGGGATACTACTGGACCATAATGCTCCTCACACGGCCATATCTTATTCAAGTTGTATCGAAACACCTGTCCCAAGTTACAGCAAAAGCACGCTCTGACGAAATACCCGCCCCGGAATCCCAATTCCACTTCATCGCAGCCCACGCCTGCATTGACTCGGCGATACGTACCGTGGAGCTTTCGCAGAGCCTCAAATCAAATGAGAATATTCCGAAGCGGCTGCCGCTCGTGATCAACTCGCTATTTCTCGCAGCGTTGGTCCTTGGCTTGGCGCAGTTCAGCGACCTAGACCGGCAGTTCCCCATCGAAAAGGGTCTTGCCGGTGCGCAAGAACAGCTAGGCATGTTTAGCCGTCATGACGCGGTAGCGAGGAGCTACCTGGCCGTAGTGAACAACCTTCGCGCAGCGGGGGCCTTCTATTTTAGGACGAGGGCACGGCATCGAATGGAACGGCAGGGTCAACTTATTAGGGGCCTCTTTGGGGCCGTGCATGGCGACCGCACCGCATCACCATGCCCCATGACAGTAGAAGATGGAGTTCAGGGTATGGCGGGCGGCTCTAGCCTGTCTGAGCTCTATCCAACACCAGTACCAGGCACCCAAAGCTCTTGCCGCCTGGATAATGACAACGACGACTTTCTGAGATCAACTCGTTCCAAGACTCAGCCAGTTATAGACCCAAGTGCTGCAAGCTTTCTATCTGATTTTGCCCCTGTCACGGACCTGGCGTTTCCTATGACACCAAGAACAGTTATGTATGACCCGCatatttttcatttctcgAACGAGGATGCAAGCCAATTTAATATAAGGCAAAGCCTGTGA